The Styela clava chromosome 3, kaStyClav1.hap1.2, whole genome shotgun sequence genome includes the window taatgtattttctacGGTAATATAGCTGTAACTCAGGTTATTATTGTATTACCCTCTTGAAGAAATTGTTGCGGAAGGGAATATTTTCTCGACAACTGCAGGATCTGCTGTCAAAGGTTCGCCATTTCCCCAGTTTGGTGGTCGCACTATGACAAAGACAATGATATCATAAATGACGACATTGAAGCTCATTAAATTGATACTACATTGCTGAACAAAGatactttatttaatttttttaatttaattttatgtatTGAAATAATGGTGATTCAAGTTGATATATTCACTGTGTAGTATGATATTACTCTACTACTTACATTGGGGACTTGGAGTTTCGACAGTCTCAATGAAGGACATTTTGAACCCACGATAATTTTCAGATGTCATAGGAATGTTTGAAACCAAGTCTACCTCGAGGTAATTacctgaaataaaattatatttataaaatgatGTCGATGCattttaagtattttttttttatcatttcaatcAAGTAAACACAGAATGTAATTGTctacaatgaaaaaatattttaatcaatacCTTTTCCCGCCTTCTGGCACATGTTCTTTGCATTATATATACTGGTAATTCCGACTGAtcataattaatatataaattcaCAGAACATGACAAGTTTATGGGTAGTTCATAACTTGCTAACGACCATGCTAAAtgtaatatgaattttatttgacaaaatatGTTCTGCCTGAAGAGCAAGGACACCACGCACGCTATAGTCACAACCAAACTTGTGAGACAAAATGATTACTGACGAAACTACTGATGAAAGAAGACATGTCggcatttcaattttcaattcagCAACTAAATTCCGGTCAAAGATCATTTTTCTATTATGGTAACAATTTCCACATGCTCTTCTCACTGTTAAGTCAGGGAGCGTGATACTAACTTTTTGCTTGAACTTTTAACCTACCACGATCGCGCCAGTTGCAAGTTTCGGAAATAAATCCATTATCCTTTTGTGTAGGATGTACTGTAGACTGTAGAACAACTGATTTTTGTCAGTAGATTACTTTTAGAACGTTTTCAAGTAATGGTTATTATCACATTAATGCATTGTACTATTTATAGTGCTTGCAAAATCCTAATCCAATTTACCTGCTGATATCACTGTGGGTAATCCGGCGTTACCACAATGAGGTCCCATttctaacttggataatggagATTTGATGATGACACCTTGCGAGTAGCACATTCCATCATCACCTGGTCCTATCAAATAAAAATCCCGAAATTCGAGTCGTATTCTCTTACCAGGTCTGGTATAGATTCTGAATGAAATAATTTAACAAGATTATATAAATCTTGCTATTCATTGAGATTATTgtacataaaataaattcagAGACCGTCGTGCTGTGGTTTTATaaagacaatttcaaaaatgaaagaagtgaattaaaagatttttcttgttgtttttcatatgaacgtttcaaattttatttcgatttttcgaGTCTGATGAGTGATGACAGAGAAGAATATTTTATGTAAGATTTAGAGTTCGATAGTCTGTATATGAATGATATGTGAAccgatttattttgaattcgaGGTTGATATTCAAATCGTATATTGTTTATCTTTATTCGACGCAATTGGAAATTAGTCAGATAATAAGAAACAAACTTGAATCGATAATGAATCAGGAAGTAAGCAACAATGTTTTTCCCATACGTAAATGTAGTTAATACATAAACCACTAATATAAAATACAGTCGTGTTCATGTAACCAACAATAGGAGTTTTTCCTACCCCCATTTACACAGCCTCTGGATTGGAAATTGATTGGGAAATCCTGGTGTATATGCGTATTTTTCATCTATGTCGGCCCACAGATAAGACGTTTGGCAATCAGAGGAAAAAGAAGAATTCGGCAACTGTTTGCAGCAAGTGCTAGCATCTGAAATTAACGAGAACTACGTTATGCATATAAATACGTAAACAATCCATGATTTACGCACACACTATTAGAAAATATGTCCGAAATACACATAAGagttaaaaacaaatattagtAGTGTATTGAACAATAGAAACAAGTTTCTTGTTTTCGAACGCTCATACTGCGTGATAACATCGTGTGCAACAACTTACAACATTAGTGAAATGCGGTACGATACTGTGTCAATTACTACGAGTGAACAATGAAAGGCGAATATTTAATctcaaaaacattatttttccaAAGCGCATAATCAAAAATACGTCCAACTTACCTTTGCGTCCATTTATGATGTCAACTTTGACTGACACTGAAAGTATTCGAAAAAAGCAGTAAACAACTATATGAACGAGCGCACGTGATATCTCCATCTTTTTGATATTGTGATACCCAACAATATTTTACTATGATATATCCATTAACACGAGTCAATAATAAAAGTTCCGACAGAAGTGCTAACAATATATATCTCTCAAAACAAACTGGACCTATTGAGACTCGTCTGTCGCCTTATCTTAACGGGAATTTTTCTACAACCTGGAATAAAGCCTTAGTAGCATCAATCTTTTTTTAAGGTTTTCTTTAGACTTGCTTCACATTTGTCTTATGAAgctcaaattttgaaaaccaACCTTAAAAATTACTTTCTCATATCGCTAAATTATCCTTCGCTTATCCTTCGCAAAATATATCGCTAATTGCTCAGACACCCTGCGGCGGTTGCGTAAAATACCAAATGTATACAAGTTTGATAGGATATGTCACGCGTCACACGAAAGCTAGCTActgcaaataaaatttattattcaaacaaaaacataaataaagttattagaaaatttttGACGGATTCCAATATTCCAATCAAATCGAAAAAACTAGCGACCCCCATTCCCAAAACACAATGTTATAGGTGAAAGACGACCTTTTTGTCCGAGACAACGTAATATGTATgtagaaatatcaaattttttataataaagtaCCGATGGCCTCAACTTCGCTGACCACCAGGTCGCTATTATGCGCCTCACGTTAAGCAATTTTTATTCTGATTACGTCATCACACaacaattcaatttgaaaaacgaATCCATAGAATCCAtggacatttttgaaataaataaaatggacaataacaaaattaaacacagaaatttcaaagaaattgatCCAGTAGGTAACAAGtacgatttttcacaacaatgacaacaacaagaaaaggtgaaagaatgaatgaatgaaaatgaaCATCGCCTACCTTTTTGTTAATTATAAACTTCTTTATTAATGTAGGGAAATACTGTTCATATCTGGTCAAAGAAACTGATGAGATTAAGATGATATGTTCGGGACGCAAAAAGCTCAGACGCGAGTAGGTACAAACATATACAATGGGATCTGTTGTATAATGGATATGACGCGCATAAGGTTTTAATCCCAATAACAGAAATTTCCTCCACAATTATGTTgacccaactcaaatttaacAAGAAAAGGAATAGCAAGaagaaaaataacaacaactaCTACAAATTGATATAATAACAAATCGATCTATAGTCCACCTCGTGTCCAATGAATTAACGAAACAATTAATAGTCCCAcctattttttctattttacacAAACgactttttattttgttattggtACGTCAgataaatgaataataacatACAGCTTATTTATTGAGATTGGCATAGATTGCTAAGGAATTCCCATTCCCACGGGAATCCCATGAGCAACGTTCCATGGAATTGGATGGAACAGGCATATATTTTTGTACTGTTTGGTAGAATTTATAAATATGGTCAGGTCGGAGGCAATACCTAATCGCCGTTGTTGGTCAACGTCCTAATACAAGTAAATTGCATTATGCACAAGTTGAACATTTAGcgttttaattatttttcgaGGGGGAAGGATGAGTACAAACATGTTCCGAATCAGTTCCTCATCAGTAAAGCTTTGTTTACGACTATTGGTAAAAAAGTAAATAGTTTATGCGATTGACGATATATATATGTCTTCGTACCGCCGATCATCACATCTACAATGGACGAAACGACTGACAGCCATTCTGAAATATCCACGACGCCACACTAGTTCAGTACTTGAGGTTCGGTCTGCATTTAATGAAAGGCAGCCACAATCCACAAACAGGCAGTCCAGAGGGAACATAACCCATCGCTCTTTATTCTGAAAAGTCAATATGAAGGCTTCTGCGAAGCCATTATATAATGCTGTTTTGCAATAAACTTTAAAAATCCTTAAATTTCATCTCATTCACCTTGTTGGGTTGAGTGCAATTTCTTCGTCCGGATTAGCACTGGACGTTTCACTCATACAGTAATTGTGATGAAATGATGCAGTGTACAAACAACATGCCATTACCGCTATGCAATTGAGAGTAATATGTACAGGTATTAAATGCTGATGGAGGCAGAAATCCGATCCAAAGTTTTCAGTATTCGTAGCCGAGGTGGACACATTATAGGATGTCATCATTTGAGTAAAATATGacaagaaaaagtcattatTGCCCTCTTTTATACTAAAAGGTAGATACCCAGTTGTTGTGAAAACTTGTTGCGTTATTTCAGTATATGCAGATGTTGTAATTACGTATATTGAAGACACTTGTGATATTATTAGGTAGGgaatccctactaaaatgaggTTCTCCAAAACATAAAACAGAAGAACGGAAAGCGCTCGTATTCCAACAGTTTCGCCCACATATATGAATGTGTTCAAAAACACGAATAGGATTGATCTTGCCAGAGTTATTTCACGATTACGTACGATACAAATGAGGCCAACTATCCAATGTGTAATAACTACTATAGCAATCCACCAGGATAACACATAagcaaaatatatgatagccaACATTCTGGAAGCGAGATAGCTGGTTCTGAACATTAATATCAAAATCTTCTGAAGTACTGCTATTTCCTCGTGCAACTTCACTGAAATATCAAAGTGTGTAATCCCGATGCATACAGTGAGGAAAGAAATGATTGCTGAAATATACTGAATGTTGGAAATTGTTTGTCCACAACTTGAGAGAAGATATAAATTAATTGTCAATTGTGGTATCGATTCAACTAATATTTCAAGAAGCTtaatagtcaaaataatatctTTCGATTCTTCTCTTTGTCCTGAGCATACCTGGAACTGGTAATAATAATAGAAACCGCCAACGGGCAACGCCAGCAGAACCGAAACTAAAGATAATCCAAACACTATATTCGACCTTTCCAGCCAATACATTCTCAATGTTAGGCAGTCTGTCCCAAGGTCAGTAATGTGCAACACGATTTGAAAAATGCACCAAAGTGTTTGTAGCATCCTGGCCATAACATTTATGACCTATATTGATGAATACCCAATAttttctagaaaaaaaaatacaataaaaacgtTTACAGCCTTTGTACTTTCAACATTAGTTCAACTAATTTTCATCCTTGTTGTTACTGCACTTTTAAATCTTCAAAGAAAAAACCTTGACGAGAAAAAACTGTTTCCTCAGAGATGCCAAcgcaaatttgaagatttaagcTTTAACAACGCACAGTAATACTACATGGTGGTAACTCACGATCAAGAAAACAAACTTTGTCACAAACGCGCACTCTGTATATTGTAATcattaaatattattgcctCGAGATTGAATGATGTTGAGCATACCGCCTCTAATACTTTAGAAATCCTTCTACAACGAAAGGCTGTTTTAAAGCCTGGTATATTGGCGTTATTAATACGCTGTACAAATAAATCCGCTAGTTAGCCATTAACCATATTTCATTGTACTACTGTCAAACCCGTAAACATAACTATGATTTCATAATGATTTCATAATTATTTCACAATGAGTAAAGAAGATCTAACTAACTAAAACTTTATCCTAGATTTTAATCTCTATATCACGGTTTTTTGTTTTAACCATGCATGTTTTTCGGGTCTAGACCTTTGAAAAGGCAATTTTTCTGATTCTTTTTTTAATGACCCGTTATTTTGTACGAAAATGTTAAGATAGATGACATGTGTTTTTGTAGTATGGGCAGTTGCTCCATGTTGTTTACCATAGCGTTGCATTTTGTCTAAGATTCATGAGTTTTGGCATTAAAAAGGTTTGCAGCATGTCAGCATCTGTACATAACGAGCTGGAGTACGCGAAACCGATTTTTTCTCATCCTCAAAATAGTAAGGACCCCAAACTGCATATCACACTGTTACTCACCCGCTATGAAGAGGACTTACACGTAGTTATCTAGGGTTACTTATTGTCCAGCAGCGAAAATAATGCTTGTTGACAAAACCAGTAAAATAAAAGTGGCCAACATCACCGGTAATCAAAATATCATTAGCAGGAACAATTTCAGTTTCGGATTTCCTGTTAGTGAGAAAACCTTTCACAGTGAATACACGGTGTTTACCTGTTCGAGCCATATTTACACATCGaagaatttcataaaatttattataaatcacgTGTCATTGAAATCTCAAAAaccaaacaaaatgaaaattgattaATAACATTAACAACATTTTTGTGCTCTGGGAACTAGGTCGGCTAGTGTTTGCTTGTGTCTGGGGTACAACAAATAAGCAGGCGGCACCTGTGTTCATCCCGACCCGATATtacttcaaatttatttatgtttattaATTAGGTAAATCAGACTTCCAATTGATTAGGATTGATAGTTTATATATACCGTAGTCATATAAATTAGTGCCCACACTTTTTTCAACCATTCAccaatgtattttatttttgataattttgttgGATATCTCTACCTCTACTTACGGACCTTAACCAAACTATAACactgttttttatttgataCTTTTAAGACCGGTTTGTTCTATGATTCACATACACTATACATACTGGGATGCTTTTGGAAAGTAATACTTGCATCATGCGGAATGTCATTTTAATTCACAGGTTGAAATGTTTTCCTTAACTAATATTGATAATTTCTTTGATTATAACAAAAAGGTTTGCTTCTATCGGTTTCTCTCGTCTGTTTTTTTCTGGTGACCCCAGCACTGGAAACGCTGCCATAATACCGGTACCCCCTGATGTACCAGAATTGTTGCATGCACAAAAAACGTATGCCAATTTAACTGTTCGCAATTGCGAGATATGGTCGGCAGTGATACACGTAACGTGGTTCTCGCGCACCCTATTTCGGTATTTCATTTTTGTAGTTGTAATTGCAAATATCGAAAACCCGTCCCACATAAAAAAGGCAACACTGTCTGTGAAGCTTCTCCTGCAATGTCTGAGTATTTTTCTAAGAGTATAGACCAAAAGACTGCCAAgatatttattgcaaatagGCTTTTCAACTCATTATCATTTGGAATTGGAAGTTTTTGGAAGTATGCAAGTTGACAGAAATACCAGTGATGATCAGATACATGAACTATTAGCTACTCTGTTTGTGTACTTTTAAACTGCTAAAATTGAACTTGAAGTCTgtgtaccaagatagcggacaccggaacgtagtatgtgtattgtgtaccagattagagttaagtcatgattttattccaattttccttattttagttctattacgagttaggggactAGCCATATGCCTCCCGTGGTATTTGTATctattaaattatggcctaacctggtagatatactacgttccggcgtccgccatcttggtacgcatactccaggagtacccaaaattaTATCACAGGTTTcgcaaaaacaacaacattatgGGTCAAATTGGTGCAATTTTGCCACTGGTAAATTTTAAGCATTCAGATAAACATGCAATAAATTGGAAAAGCAACTATAGTAAATATAGAGTAAATCAATATGACTTTCCGTCTAAAATTCACACATGTACCTATAAAATACAGCTTGGTGGTACAGTATTTAGCACTGGGAATAAAAGTATTCATTTGAGCATGGCCAGCCCGATATCAACACAAGAGTCGGATACCACCATTGTAGCGTTGACGTTACGAGATTTTAAAGCATCATTGACGATGCTTATCTCACTTTCTGATGGATTTTCTGATCTTGTGTAAACATGCACCATTCTTTTACCTGAAATTGCGTTGttattatgtaaaaatattaaaaaatattaatgataTAAGAATCAAACCTATAATAAATTAGCTCAACAAATGATTTagttgaatttttgaaataccttgtttttctaaatttttataattcgttaaaatatttgtttgcaaAGTAGGGCGGATGAGCCTATACcaacttttcatttttctttaccAATCCGACGGCACCATGACTAAATATCAGACGTGTTCAAGTGAATATTTAACAAACCGTCCGCTCCACATTGCTCTATCATATAGTACGTATCGTAATCTGTAGAAAACGTTGCAGGACTTTTGTAGCTTTGGAGCAATTCTGAAGAATACAAAATGCACGCTTAATTAAAGACTTTTCTCAACGATTGCGTTGGGTATTAACATGTAAATATGATCTGATTGATGaacaacaatttttcaaatgttgTGTTATATTGAGAATGGAGGTATCTTTAGGCTGTATACTCACCAGTAAAAACATCTGTCACTGCATTGGGTCTCAAATACAAGGTATCCTTCATGtattttaattctgaaaaattgGTTTGATACGTTACAAGCTACGAGAGACGGAAGAAATGCAAACTAGTGATATATAAGCATAAATAACCAAGGTAAATCACAACGATGATAGTAGACACAGCGAGTACTTTGTGATTCAATGGGCTATTGAATGTTTAGATAACgatcaataaaacatttacatgGTGTCATAGAGACATAGACTGTGCCCTCGAAATAATTGTGGTTGGATATAATTGCATTCTCATGctataagaaaaataaaattttctcacGTGATACTGGTTGTGGCATGACTGTGCCTGGTCGCATGTTATGATCTTCTTGGTAGTACTCAGGGTAGCTTATCAATTTCGTTTCGGGATCACCACTGAAAtgataaattattaatattgagCTTACACGAGTCTAGCTGAAACGCCAAACTATTGGCTGCAGTAAACAATGCTCTCGACGAACGAGTTGAGGACGAGCAAAGCACTAGTGAAAGTTTAGTATATATGCTTCAAACATATATATGAGTTATAGATGGTTCGACTGTTTGATAGTTTGAGTCGACTTCAGTTTCTATCTGTCTCTTCATgtgtaaatatatatgtatgtacaTACAGAATAACTTCTGGTAAATATCGAAACAACGGCTACTGCGTCGAAAAGAAAAATACTTACTTCCTAGAAATGACGTGTTTCACGAATGCGACGCCGTCTCCAACAATACCGAAATATGTCGTTGCAATACAGAATCGATCGGATGACAAATGATCTCCCTCATGGTTTAAAGTCAGATACCACAACCCTTGTAACTGCAATGTTTTAACAATTATTTCAACTTCATTTCTGGGCTTGTAAAATTGCGCAGAGCTTTATTTGTATGTTGTTCTCTTTCGAGATTACCAAGGAGATTGAGATCCACTATTTTAATATGAATTTCAGATGGTTTATTCaatagagaaaaatatatttatatgataCTTACTCGGTTCCATTCAATACTTTTGGATGAAAGTATATTACATTCCGAATCCAAGAAAATATTGCCATTAACAACGGAAATTATTAATGACAGTACGTAGATTGGTAGATTCATGTTAAATCTCTTTTATTTACACTACTAAAAATAACAACTATCCGCGGTTGATTATGCGTAATTACTATACATACCAAACGGTCGGTGCGTTTTTGGCAagcgataaatttaaaaaaaatcggcTTGAATCCAATAATTTGATTATTGATCTCAGAGTATACCACATTTATGACTGCTAGTTTTAATCCTTACTAAAACTAACTTCATATGCCGGCTTTACTAAGAAGTCAATGCAGGTGCATAGAGAAGTTGGTAAGCCATCGTTTATCTGAATCATTTAAACAGAAAATTCCTAAGATATACACTGCAAATATATACACTCGGCGGAATACCCGATATTAAAGAATATAATAAGAGCCAACTGTTATCGTTATTCGTattcaatataaatttcatttctACGTCCATGAATTGGGTTACATTTAAGCAGTTTTAAGGTGTCTAccttatatatataccaaaataGAGAAAAAACAATGGGTTCTTTTTCTTTTTACTGTGAAAATTGATGTTTCATGTTATCATAAAAACGTTTAGAGTTATATAAAAATATCCTACAatgaaacagaaatatttataaatacagTTGTCACGGCTGAGAAGCCAAATTAGAATCAGCGCCAAATTGATGAGCACGTTCAAACATGAAGTTTTATCTCATTATTGTGCGATAGCTCAATGGCCGCTTTAACAATTGTTTTCCGCTTCACAGCTTTTATCCATTATAATTGATTGCTGTAGGATTTAGGCAGTATCTATACCTGATGTGCAACGATAACACAGAGAACACTAACTTCAATTAGGTAACTACTAACTGTGTAATTCCTTTACATTGAAAGTTGAGATCAGATCCCGGATCAATATACGCAAGACGATTCTTATTGTGAGTTAATAATAAACACGTTCACCACAGCATAcacataaaatatgaataaatacgATTATGAAGTTTGCCTCTGTAAACGGAAGCAACAGCTATTGTTGGCAGGTGAATATGAAGTACCAGACATCGTTTTAGGTCACGCTGCCATCATAATCACGTTTGTCTGTCttattaatatgtaatttcggGATAATTTCAATGAATATTCATGTGTTGTGCAATATAAAGCAAACTATGTTGAACTTACAAAAATACACTTTTTTAATCTCACCGAGAATGTACCTAAATCAGAGGTATTTAGACAATTTTGCTCGTGTGACTGGAATTAGGTAGTCACTGAATATTcattattcacaaaaaaaaacagttaatATAGATTACGGAAATTTGGTGAATAAATTCGTGTCAAAATACAAGTGACATGCGGGGAAAATACAGacgaacaaaatacaaattgCAGAGAGTAagcattaaaataaatattttaatcttgACGTAGCCGAAAATGGAGTCGTGACCAAAACATTTCCATACTCTTCTACGTACTTTGTACACGAATAGATTACATGTCGTTTCACACTACATTTTTAGAATTCTTTGCAAGGACTTAATTTTGAATAGAAATATTTCATCTTGTCGTGTTAACATATCAGAATCAATAAATAGCATTAGCTATTTTTATTTCCATACACGATGCAGATTTATAATTAAGGTTGTAAACATTTATGAATTCGTGGAAAACTCAGTCAACAGAGCATACGTCTATCGTTCAGGTCgtttcatgttttttcaaacATGTCTGATGTAccacaaaaacttttttttcaaattcaccCTGTGTGTAGGCTAGTAAATATGTGGCTAACTTCTCTATTTTATGGTTACCTGTACGTATACCGGGGGTGAAATAATAATTGATATAtcatttaaaacaataatttagataaaaactTATCGGATTTTCAGCTTGCCGCACACTAACTACAAGATTAAAAAGTCGCGGCACACTTATTACAAATCAGTTTTATTAAATCCCTCATTCGTAAATAATATGCTTTCCGGCAGTAATATATGATTAAAACAAGGTTTCGTGGGTCAATTGTAACAAGTCTTTATCGTTTTTAGCCTTTTAATTCTGTCAgcacataaaattaatatttgcaaaattatgaaaatgcaaacggaaaaaatattttgttgtactatatatatatattgcaaggGTGGCCAACACGCCGATCGCGATagaccggtcgatcgccacgtttcgagtagtcgatcgcgtcgaAAGTTGAATTCCAAGCGAGCAAAGAATCGGACTTGAAGACCACTGTAAATTAGATAGAGAAGTTCGAGCAGTCATGTAAATTTATGGTTTGAGATTGttcattattcgctgtttagATAATCCATGGATACTTTCATCCAAGGTTTTTGGAGGAATTGAAAACACCTACGACTAAAAATAAGACAGGCCCTattgaattgtatgatttgaataaatttaaaataaatgataaaatatctACTCcaggtacaattacataattaaaaaagtaacaaattgagtggaatataaaaaaatgccAATTTTTGTGGCAA containing:
- the LOC120343520 gene encoding uncharacterized protein LOC120343520 is translated as MNLPIYVLSLIISVVNGNIFLDSECNILSSKSIEWNRLQGLWYLTLNHEGDHLSSDRFCIATTYFGIVGDGVAFVKHVISRNGDPETKLISYPEYYQEDHNMRPGTVMPQPVSQLKYMKDTLYLRPNAVTDVFTELLQSYKSPATFSTDYDTYYMIEQCGADGKRMVHVYTRSENPSESEISIVNDALKSRNVNATMVVSDSCVDIGLAMLK